In Pleuronectes platessa chromosome 4, fPlePla1.1, whole genome shotgun sequence, the following proteins share a genomic window:
- the suds3 gene encoding sin3 histone deacetylase corepressor complex component SDS3 isoform X4 — translation MYQDKLASLKRQLLQLQEGTLQEYQKRMKKLDQQYKERLRNADLFLQLETEQVERNYIKEKKAAVKEFDDKKVELKENLIAELEEKKKMIENEKLTMELTGDSMEVKPIMTRKLRRRPNDPVPIPDKRRKPAPAQLNYLLTDEQIMEDLRTLNKLKSPKRPGMSILVSPSSPEHVPSVPIESPTQRYEARIEEGKLYYDKRWYHKSQAIYLESKDNTKISCVISSVGTNEIWVRKTSDSTKMRIYLGQLQRGAFVIRRRSAA, via the exons ATGTACCAAGACAAACTGGCCTCCTTGAAacgacagctgctgcagctgcaagaAG GTACTCTGCAGGAGTatcagaagaggatgaagaagctCGACCAGCAGTACAAAGAGAGACTCCGAAATGCAG ATCTGTTCCTCCAACTTGAG ACAGAGCAGGTGGAGAGGAACTACATCAAGGAGAAGAAAGCAGCGGTGAAGGAGTTTGACGACAAAAAGGTGGAACTGAAGGAGAACCTAATTgccgagctggaggagaagaagaagatgattgAGAATGAAAAATTAACAATGGAGCTGACAGGTG ATTCAATGGAGGTAAAACCTATCATGACCAGGAAGCTGAGGAGACGACCTAATGATCCAGTCCCGATTCCAGACAAACGGAGAAAACCTGCACCAG CTCAGCTAAATTATTTGTTAACAGATGAACAGATCATGGAAGATCTAAGAACACTTAATAAG CTTAAATCGCCGAAGCGGCCGGGTATGTCCATACTCG TATCGCCCTCATCCCCAGAACATGTCCCCTCGGTTCCCATTGAGAGCCCCACCCAGCGCTACGAGGCTCGCATCGAGGAGGGGAAGCTTTACTACGACAAAAGATG GTACCACAAGAGTCAGGCCATCTACCTGGAATCAAAAGACAACACAAAGATCAGCTGTGTCATCAGCTCAGTCGGGACCAATGAG ATTTGGGTGAGGAAGACGAGCGACAGCACGAAGATGAGGATCTACCTGGGCCAGCTGCAGAGGGGAGCGTTTGTCATCCGTCGACGGTCGGCTGCATGA
- the suds3 gene encoding sin3 histone deacetylase corepressor complex component SDS3 isoform X1, translating to MHMHDLANQVPSSERVQREGQLLTVSLLAAHVSDPPNKPLPTHTPGGGELSTDGPLTLDTEDASETDLAKHDEDDYVEIKEQMYQDKLASLKRQLLQLQEGTLQEYQKRMKKLDQQYKERLRNADLFLQLETEQVERNYIKEKKAAVKEFDDKKVELKENLIAELEEKKKMIENEKLTMELTGDSMEVKPIMTRKLRRRPNDPVPIPDKRRKPAPAQLNYLLTDEQIMEDLRTLNKLKSPKRPGMSILVSPSSPEHVPSVPIESPTQRYEARIEEGKLYYDKRWYHKSQAIYLESKDNTKISCVISSVGTNEIWVRKTSDSTKMRIYLGQLQRGAFVIRRRSAA from the exons ATGCACATGCACGATTTAGCGAATCAGGTCCCAAGTAGCGAACGAGTGCAACGCGAGGGGCAACTGCTCAcggttagcctgttagctgcACATGTTAGCGACCCGCCAAACAAGCCcctgcccacacacactcccggAGGAGGTGAGCTATCAACGGATGGACCGTTGACACTAG ACACAGAGGATGCCAGTGAAACAGACCTGGCCAAGCATGACGAGGATGACTATGTGGAAATCAAAGAACA AATGTACCAAGACAAACTGGCCTCCTTGAAacgacagctgctgcagctgcaagaAG GTACTCTGCAGGAGTatcagaagaggatgaagaagctCGACCAGCAGTACAAAGAGAGACTCCGAAATGCAG ATCTGTTCCTCCAACTTGAG ACAGAGCAGGTGGAGAGGAACTACATCAAGGAGAAGAAAGCAGCGGTGAAGGAGTTTGACGACAAAAAGGTGGAACTGAAGGAGAACCTAATTgccgagctggaggagaagaagaagatgattgAGAATGAAAAATTAACAATGGAGCTGACAGGTG ATTCAATGGAGGTAAAACCTATCATGACCAGGAAGCTGAGGAGACGACCTAATGATCCAGTCCCGATTCCAGACAAACGGAGAAAACCTGCACCAG CTCAGCTAAATTATTTGTTAACAGATGAACAGATCATGGAAGATCTAAGAACACTTAATAAG CTTAAATCGCCGAAGCGGCCGGGTATGTCCATACTCG TATCGCCCTCATCCCCAGAACATGTCCCCTCGGTTCCCATTGAGAGCCCCACCCAGCGCTACGAGGCTCGCATCGAGGAGGGGAAGCTTTACTACGACAAAAGATG GTACCACAAGAGTCAGGCCATCTACCTGGAATCAAAAGACAACACAAAGATCAGCTGTGTCATCAGCTCAGTCGGGACCAATGAG ATTTGGGTGAGGAAGACGAGCGACAGCACGAAGATGAGGATCTACCTGGGCCAGCTGCAGAGGGGAGCGTTTGTCATCCGTCGACGGTCGGCTGCATGA
- the suds3 gene encoding sin3 histone deacetylase corepressor complex component SDS3 isoform X2, whose protein sequence is MASTLLSPMVDYYNDEEELDSVEDDDDRSFRGRDSEEDTEDASETDLAKHDEDDYVEIKEQMYQDKLASLKRQLLQLQEGTLQEYQKRMKKLDQQYKERLRNADLFLQLETEQVERNYIKEKKAAVKEFDDKKVELKENLIAELEEKKKMIENEKLTMELTGDSMEVKPIMTRKLRRRPNDPVPIPDKRRKPAPAQLNYLLTDEQIMEDLRTLNKLKSPKRPGMSILVSPSSPEHVPSVPIESPTQRYEARIEEGKLYYDKRWYHKSQAIYLESKDNTKISCVISSVGTNEIWVRKTSDSTKMRIYLGQLQRGAFVIRRRSAA, encoded by the exons ATGGCTTCGACGCTACTGTCGCCCATGGTGGACTATTACAACGACGAAGAGGAACTCGACAGCGTGGAGGACGACGACGATCGGAGTTTCAGGGGAAGGGACTCAGAGGAAG ACACAGAGGATGCCAGTGAAACAGACCTGGCCAAGCATGACGAGGATGACTATGTGGAAATCAAAGAACA AATGTACCAAGACAAACTGGCCTCCTTGAAacgacagctgctgcagctgcaagaAG GTACTCTGCAGGAGTatcagaagaggatgaagaagctCGACCAGCAGTACAAAGAGAGACTCCGAAATGCAG ATCTGTTCCTCCAACTTGAG ACAGAGCAGGTGGAGAGGAACTACATCAAGGAGAAGAAAGCAGCGGTGAAGGAGTTTGACGACAAAAAGGTGGAACTGAAGGAGAACCTAATTgccgagctggaggagaagaagaagatgattgAGAATGAAAAATTAACAATGGAGCTGACAGGTG ATTCAATGGAGGTAAAACCTATCATGACCAGGAAGCTGAGGAGACGACCTAATGATCCAGTCCCGATTCCAGACAAACGGAGAAAACCTGCACCAG CTCAGCTAAATTATTTGTTAACAGATGAACAGATCATGGAAGATCTAAGAACACTTAATAAG CTTAAATCGCCGAAGCGGCCGGGTATGTCCATACTCG TATCGCCCTCATCCCCAGAACATGTCCCCTCGGTTCCCATTGAGAGCCCCACCCAGCGCTACGAGGCTCGCATCGAGGAGGGGAAGCTTTACTACGACAAAAGATG GTACCACAAGAGTCAGGCCATCTACCTGGAATCAAAAGACAACACAAAGATCAGCTGTGTCATCAGCTCAGTCGGGACCAATGAG ATTTGGGTGAGGAAGACGAGCGACAGCACGAAGATGAGGATCTACCTGGGCCAGCTGCAGAGGGGAGCGTTTGTCATCCGTCGACGGTCGGCTGCATGA
- the suds3 gene encoding sin3 histone deacetylase corepressor complex component SDS3 isoform X3 yields MAAPPPDTEDASETDLAKHDEDDYVEIKEQMYQDKLASLKRQLLQLQEGTLQEYQKRMKKLDQQYKERLRNADLFLQLETEQVERNYIKEKKAAVKEFDDKKVELKENLIAELEEKKKMIENEKLTMELTGDSMEVKPIMTRKLRRRPNDPVPIPDKRRKPAPAQLNYLLTDEQIMEDLRTLNKLKSPKRPGMSILVSPSSPEHVPSVPIESPTQRYEARIEEGKLYYDKRWYHKSQAIYLESKDNTKISCVISSVGTNEIWVRKTSDSTKMRIYLGQLQRGAFVIRRRSAA; encoded by the exons ATGGCAGCACCACCACCAG ACACAGAGGATGCCAGTGAAACAGACCTGGCCAAGCATGACGAGGATGACTATGTGGAAATCAAAGAACA AATGTACCAAGACAAACTGGCCTCCTTGAAacgacagctgctgcagctgcaagaAG GTACTCTGCAGGAGTatcagaagaggatgaagaagctCGACCAGCAGTACAAAGAGAGACTCCGAAATGCAG ATCTGTTCCTCCAACTTGAG ACAGAGCAGGTGGAGAGGAACTACATCAAGGAGAAGAAAGCAGCGGTGAAGGAGTTTGACGACAAAAAGGTGGAACTGAAGGAGAACCTAATTgccgagctggaggagaagaagaagatgattgAGAATGAAAAATTAACAATGGAGCTGACAGGTG ATTCAATGGAGGTAAAACCTATCATGACCAGGAAGCTGAGGAGACGACCTAATGATCCAGTCCCGATTCCAGACAAACGGAGAAAACCTGCACCAG CTCAGCTAAATTATTTGTTAACAGATGAACAGATCATGGAAGATCTAAGAACACTTAATAAG CTTAAATCGCCGAAGCGGCCGGGTATGTCCATACTCG TATCGCCCTCATCCCCAGAACATGTCCCCTCGGTTCCCATTGAGAGCCCCACCCAGCGCTACGAGGCTCGCATCGAGGAGGGGAAGCTTTACTACGACAAAAGATG GTACCACAAGAGTCAGGCCATCTACCTGGAATCAAAAGACAACACAAAGATCAGCTGTGTCATCAGCTCAGTCGGGACCAATGAG ATTTGGGTGAGGAAGACGAGCGACAGCACGAAGATGAGGATCTACCTGGGCCAGCTGCAGAGGGGAGCGTTTGTCATCCGTCGACGGTCGGCTGCATGA